In one window of Gossypium arboreum isolate Shixiya-1 chromosome 4, ASM2569848v2, whole genome shotgun sequence DNA:
- the LOC108459660 gene encoding polygalacturonase-like, translated as MATLPHLFLLLILFLSFNSSLAALLNLNVLTFGAKPDGTTDSTNAFLSAWTRACASTNLATIYVPKGRFLLRSVNFRGKCNNNAISFRIDGTLVAPVDYRIIGKADNWISFQYVDGVSIYGGKLDAKGTGLWACKNSGKACPSGATTLSFSNSKNVVVDRLTSLNSQMFHIVINGCHNVKMQGVTVIASGNSPNTDGIHVQLSSGVTILNSNIQTGDDCISIGPGATNLWIEKITCGPGHGISIGSLGKDQNEAGVQNVTVKTAKFMGTQNGVRIKSWARPSSGFARNIVFQHIVMKNVENPIVIDQNYCPGNKNCPDQVSGVKVSNVRYQDIHGTSATQVAVKFDCSAKHPCSGIRLEEVKLTYKNEVAEASCKHAAGTISGAVEPTSCL; from the exons ATGGCCACTCTTCCACATCTTTTCCTACTACTGATTCTCTTCCTCTCCTTTAACTCATCCTTAGCTGCACTGCTCAATCTCAACGTCTTGACTTTCGGTGCCAAACCCGACGGCACTACCGACTCCACCAATGCCTTCCTATCTGCATGGACCCGGGCTTGTGCCTCCACCAACCTTGCCACCATCTACGTACCGAAAGGGAGGTTTTTGTTACGGAGTGTCAACTTTCGTGGCAAATGCAACAACAACGCTATCTCATTTCGAATCGACGGTACCCTCGTGGCTCCCGTGGATTATCGGATCATTGGAAAGGCCGATAACTGGATTTCCTTTCAGTATGTTGATGGTGTTTCCATTTATGGTGGAAAACTTGATGCCAAGGGTACTGGCTTGTGGGCTTGTAAGAATTCCGGCAAGGCTTGCCCCAGTGGTGCCACG ACATTAAGCTTTAGCAATTCCAAGAACGTGGTCGTCGACAGATTAACATCACTAAACAGCCAGATGTTCCACATCGTAATCAACGGCTGCCACAATGTGAAAATGCAAGGAGTGACCGTCATTGCTTCCGGTAACAGCCCCAACACTGACGGTATTCACGTACAACTATCGAGCGGCGTCACCATCCTCAACTCCAATATTCAAACCGGTGACGATTGCATCTCGATTGGCCCCGGTGCAACTAATCTCTGGATCGAGAAGATAACATGTGGCCCTGGTCACGGTATCAG CATTGGGAGTTTGGGGAAGGACCAAAATGAAGCAGGAGTGCAGAATGTGACGGTGAAAACAGCCAAATTCATGGGTACCCAAAATGGGGTGAGGATAAAGTCATGGGCAAGACCCAGCAGTGGTTTTGCGCGGAATATTGTATTCCAACATATCGTTATGAAGAATGTTGAAAACCCCATTGTGATTGACCAAAACTACTGCCCTGGCAACAAAAATTGTCCTGATCAG GTATCGGGAGTTAAGGTAAGTAATGTAAGATACCAGGACATACATGGAACATCGGCGACACAAGTTGCAGTGAAATTCGATTGCAGTGCTAAACATCCATGCAGTGGGATACGATTGGAAGAGGTGAAACTTACGTATAAGAATGAGGTAGCTGAAGCTTCATGCAAACATGCTGCTGGGACTATTTCGGGTGCTGTTGAGCCCACAAGTTGTTTGTAG
- the LOC128291609 gene encoding uncharacterized protein LOC128291609, with product MHNVDLSADDALEFPNLPHRTRDHTSSLLDSSEFEVGKEFSNKDSFLGALKQHSINNGVNYHVVKSKSDKFKANCAVQDGSCSWKIYASLRKRTGLWEIKKYKGLHTCAAGISQDHPKMDSVMLASLILPTVKANPRTSKHLNCQYSESNGWCQVLERYVPGCITDFQTEPAYYNDRFLRGCQVFKRIFWSFKQCRDAFAYCKPLVQIDRTFMYGRYTHRLLLAVAQDGSGRILPIAFAITPGESADDWDFFLSRLRMHVCPQLDICVISDRGTGILTAIER from the exons atgcataatgttgATCTATCTGCAGATGATGCATTGGAGTTTCCAAATCTACCACACAGAACGCGTGATCATACAAGTTCGTTATTGGATTCGAGTGAATTtgaagttggtaaggagttttccaataaggatagttttcttggtgcattAAAACAACATAGCATCAATAATGGTGTTAACTACCACGTGGTTAAATCTAAATCCGATAAGTTTAAGGCGAATTGTGCAGTGCAAGACGGAAGTTGTTCATGGAAAATCTACGCCTCGTTGAGGAAAAGGACAGGGttgtgggagataaaaaagtatAAAGGTCTACATACATGTGCTGCAG GTatttcacaagatcatcccaaAATGGATTCAGTTATGTTAGCTAGCTTAATACTACCCACGGTGAAGGCAAATCCTAGGACTTCAAAGCatcttaattgccaatattcaGAATCAAATGGG TGGTGTCAAGTGCTAGAGAGATACGTCCCAGGTTGCATAACAGACTTCCAAACAGAACCTGCATACTACAACGACCGATTTCTCCGTGGATGCCAAGTATTTAAGCGTATCTTCTGGAGCTTTAAGCAATGCCGAGACGCATTTGCATATTgtaagccattggtacaaattgaccGTACCTTTATGTAcggtagatatacccatcggctATTGCTAGCAGTCGCACAGGATGGTAGTGGAAGAATCCTTCCAATTGCGTTTGCAATAACACCGGGAGAGTCAGCTGATGActgggatttctttctttctaggttaaggaTGCATGTTTGCCCCCAACTTGATATATGCGTTATATCTGATCGAGGCACCGGGATACTAACTGCAATTGAGCGATAG
- the LOC108458091 gene encoding uncharacterized protein LOC108458091: protein MKSHNMLFLLRFQYPCPSPSPFAFGCTRPKPYRFPQLSFSTPRRPRRSRSSRSPWNHSHNSHSLSLKRTIDFESSADNPNLKLLLHFDPISPLSSFDRFVSLSSDAFQDLLHSVHIDTQTRTFRFSCRKSTLQFLAGFLVCGFLVAFAFRVCFNLGLAFKARFSPKQKVIVRRDRSLGGKEVIVGTTRDHHNPRTNSSALDNPLSLSATPPNLANKTHYPRLHVRHELPKWWPQRLPQRNTASVFDSEYYQTKANRLIKAIIDNRLGGKDFAEEDIIQLRQICRASGVRVSIDTTNTRDSLYRAAVELVLNVCCRASISSTNVQIDGEDAREFLAGLAENIGLDSIRASRMVSAGVAARTRFCFLQAWAFEMQGKHTEAVSELSKICLIHGIFPPGKSSPEMEMVARGLEKILKVEQRELLMAMVVGNCNCSEEIRTSAAEALGLVC, encoded by the exons ATGAAGAGCCACAACATGCTCTTCCTCTTGCGCTTTCAATATCCATGCCCATCTCCTTCTCCGTTTGCATTTGGGTGCACCCGACCTAAACCATATCGTTTCCCACAGCTCTCCTTCTCCACTCCGCGCCGCCCTCGCCGCTCCCGCTCTTCCCGCTCCCCTTGGAATCACAGCCACAACAGCCATAGCCTTAGCCTTAAACGGACCATCGATTTCGAGTCCTCCGCCGATAACCCCAATCTCAAATTGCTCCTCCACTTTGACCCAATCTCACCCCTCTCTTCCTTCGACCGCTTCGTATCTTTGTCCTCTGATGCTTTCCAAGACCTCCTACATTCGGTTCATATCGATACCCAGACTCGCACCTTTCGGTTCTCCTGCCGCAAGTCCACCCTTCAGTTCCTTGCTGGTTTCCTCGTTTGCGGCTTCCTCGTTGCTTTTGCTTTCAGGGTTTGTTTCAATCTCGGTTTGGCCTTTAAGGCTCGGTTTTCGCCTAAACAGAAGGTTATTGTCCGGAGGGATCGGAGTCTCGGTGGCAAAGAGGTCATTGTTGGGACAACCAGAGACCACCATAACCCCCGTACTAATTCCAGTGCTTTAGACAATCCCTTATCCTTATCCGCCACGCCTCCAAATCTTGCCAATAAGACCCATTATCCACGTCTCCATGTTCGTCACGAGTTGCCCAAATGGTGGCCTCAACGGCTTCCTCAGCGTAACACTGCTTCCGTCTTTGATTCCGAGTATTACCAGACGAAGGCCAATAGATTAATCAAAG CAATCATCGACAATAGATTGGGTGGAAAAGACTTTGCCGAGGAGGATATAATTCAA TTGCGTCAAATATGCAGGGCATCCGGTGTGCGTGTCTCCATTGACACAACAAACACACGGGATTCATTATATCGTGCAGCGGTTGAGTTGGTTTTAAACGTTTGCTGTAG GGCATCAATCAGCTCTACAAATGTTCAGATTGATGGTGAAGATGCTCGAGAATTCCTTGCTGGGCTAGCTGAAAATATTGGACTTGACAGTATCCGTGCCTCTAGAATGGTATCCGCTGGTGTTGCTGCAAGAACACGTTTTTGTTTTCTGCAGGCTTGG GCTTTTGAAATGCAAGGTAAACATACAGAAGCAGTATCGGAACTGTCAAAGATATGTCTCATACACGGCATCTTTCCTCCTGGAAAGTCATCT CCTGAGATGGAGATGGTTGCAAGAGGATTGGAGAAAATTTTGAAGGTGGAACAAAGGGAATTATTGATGGCAATGGTGGTAGGGAATTGTAATTGTAGTGAAGAAATTCGTACAAGTGCGGCTGAGGCTCTGGGTTTGGTATGTTAA